One Mucilaginibacter ginkgonis genomic region harbors:
- a CDS encoding DUF3037 domain-containing protein, whose protein sequence is MQEKHLFEYAVIRVVPRVEREEFLNVGVILYCKQQKFLHLKFVVDARKLTAFCASCNVDEIEDNLQALNKICNGEKNGGPIALLDAPSRFRWITAAKSTVVQASKVHPGLCIDANQTLDKLFAQLVL, encoded by the coding sequence ATGCAAGAGAAACACTTATTTGAGTATGCCGTAATCCGCGTGGTACCCAGGGTAGAGCGCGAAGAGTTTTTAAATGTGGGCGTAATATTATACTGCAAGCAGCAAAAGTTCCTGCATTTAAAATTTGTGGTCGATGCACGGAAACTCACCGCGTTTTGCGCAAGCTGCAACGTTGATGAGATAGAAGATAACTTGCAGGCGTTAAACAAAATATGCAACGGCGAAAAAAATGGCGGGCCCATCGCTTTACTGGACGCGCCATCTCGATTCAGATGGATCACCGCCGCAAAAAGTACAGTCGTACAGGCATCAAAAGTGCACCCCGGCCTGTGTATTGATGCCAATCAAACACTCGATAAGTTATTCGCTCAGTTGGTTTTGTGA
- a CDS encoding DEAD/DEAH box helicase, producing the protein MGFNTPTAIQQQAIPIILEGKDIIACAQTGTGKTGAYLLPVLSRISRTDQQQINTLILGPTRELVQQIDQQVEGLAYFANISSLAVFGGGDGIAYEQQKRGITNKVDIVIATPGRLISFLSSGALKLDHLQHFILDEADRMLDMGFFQDIMRIITFLPANRQTLMFSATMPGKIRTLARSILKDPAQVNIAISQPAKGILQQVYRVHDSQKSHLLQIILKSGEFKSGIIFASTKEKVKALAKDLKHAKFEVEAFHSDIAQNEREQILLDFKNRKLPVIIGTDALSRGIDVEGIDLVVNYDVPGDPEDYIHRIGRTARAETTGTAITFVNRQDERRINNIQDLIDRKIEEVTLPAELGEVPHDKIEFNHPRKSRRNNNHRNNRNRNKGGGGQSKASS; encoded by the coding sequence ATGGGGTTCAACACCCCCACAGCTATACAACAACAGGCTATACCCATTATTTTAGAAGGTAAAGACATTATAGCCTGTGCGCAAACAGGTACGGGTAAAACCGGTGCATATCTTTTGCCGGTTTTAAGCCGCATCAGCCGGACAGACCAGCAGCAGATTAATACTCTTATACTTGGTCCCACACGCGAGCTGGTGCAGCAAATAGACCAGCAGGTAGAAGGCTTGGCATACTTTGCCAACATCAGTTCGCTTGCTGTGTTTGGCGGGGGCGATGGCATTGCTTATGAACAGCAAAAACGCGGCATCACCAACAAGGTTGATATCGTGATCGCTACGCCGGGCAGGTTGATATCCTTTCTGTCGTCGGGCGCTTTAAAGCTGGATCATTTACAGCATTTCATTTTGGACGAAGCCGACCGAATGCTGGATATGGGTTTCTTTCAGGACATTATGCGCATTATCACTTTTCTGCCGGCCAATCGCCAAACGCTCATGTTCTCTGCCACCATGCCGGGAAAGATCCGCACATTGGCCCGATCAATATTGAAAGATCCCGCCCAGGTTAATATTGCCATATCACAACCTGCCAAAGGCATTTTGCAACAGGTGTACCGCGTTCACGATTCGCAAAAAAGCCATCTGCTGCAGATTATTTTAAAAAGCGGCGAATTTAAAAGCGGTATCATCTTCGCATCGACCAAAGAAAAAGTAAAAGCGTTGGCCAAAGACCTGAAGCATGCGAAATTTGAGGTTGAAGCTTTCCATTCGGACATTGCGCAGAACGAACGCGAGCAAATATTACTCGATTTTAAGAACCGCAAACTTCCGGTAATTATCGGCACAGATGCATTGTCGAGAGGTATCGATGTAGAAGGCATAGACTTGGTTGTGAATTATGATGTACCGGGCGACCCCGAAGATTATATTCACCGCATTGGCCGCACCGCCCGCGCCGAGACAACAGGTACCGCCATCACTTTTGTAAACCGGCAGGACGAGCGCCGCATTAATAATATCCAGGACCTTATTGACCGCAAGATAGAAGAGGTGACACTGCCTGCCGAATTAGGCGAAGTACCGCATGATAAAATAGAGTTTAACCACCCGCGCAAAAGCCGCCGTAATAATAACCACCGCAATAACCGCAACCGTAATAAAGGTGGCGGCGGGCAAAGCAAAGCTTCATCTTAA
- a CDS encoding beta/alpha barrel domain-containing protein: protein MKNIEEYIESGILESYVLGMATPEEVTELLSIQKVYPEVEMALHNLEVDVERIAGLMAIPPPADTWNKIESQLNEVMLADKEPVLFKEYTRPQEKKATKGSEYIEVEEVSDQMRVHKAWKWVFAAVFVLGKIFLGCAIYFYLENRQAQQQIQDLKTELKQIRK, encoded by the coding sequence ATGAAGAATATTGAGGAATACATAGAAAGCGGCATTTTAGAAAGCTACGTTCTGGGTATGGCAACGCCCGAGGAAGTAACTGAGTTGCTAAGTATCCAAAAGGTATACCCCGAAGTTGAAATGGCTTTACACAACCTTGAGGTTGATGTGGAACGTATTGCAGGTTTAATGGCCATACCACCGCCGGCGGATACCTGGAATAAGATAGAATCGCAGCTTAATGAAGTGATGCTTGCCGATAAGGAACCTGTACTTTTTAAAGAGTATACCCGGCCGCAGGAAAAGAAGGCGACAAAAGGATCTGAATATATAGAGGTAGAAGAAGTGTCTGACCAGATGCGCGTGCATAAAGCCTGGAAATGGGTTTTCGCGGCAGTGTTTGTTTTAGGCAAAATATTTTTGGGCTGCGCCATATATTTCTATTTGGAAAACCGCCAGGCGCAACAGCAAATCCAGGATTTAAAAACTGAATTGAAGCAGATCAGAAAATAA
- a CDS encoding VOC family protein has product MITKLNHVSIFVLDQDSAFDFYVNKLGFKVHTDAAMGPGMRWLTVTPPEQSDLEISLMAISEGMMFKGEAAEKMRDLVKNGTFGFGVFECNDLQATYEELKSKGVEFTKEPTKEFYGYEALFKDDSGNWFSLGQKK; this is encoded by the coding sequence ATGATCACCAAATTAAACCATGTAAGCATTTTTGTCCTTGATCAGGACAGTGCTTTTGATTTTTACGTAAACAAGTTAGGCTTTAAAGTGCACACAGACGCGGCGATGGGGCCGGGCATGCGCTGGCTAACGGTTACACCACCCGAACAATCCGACCTTGAGATCTCTTTGATGGCTATATCAGAGGGGATGATGTTCAAAGGCGAAGCCGCCGAAAAGATGCGCGACCTGGTTAAGAACGGCACCTTTGGTTTTGGCGTGTTTGAATGCAACGACCTGCAGGCTACTTACGAAGAACTGAAGTCAAAAGGCGTTGAATTTACAAAAGAGCCAACTAAAGAATTTTATGGTTATGAGGCCTTATTTAAAGACGACTCGGGCAACTGGTTTTCGTTAGGACAAAAGAAATAG
- a CDS encoding helix-turn-helix domain-containing protein, which translates to MQTQPRYPNVYLYRRVVNAKLFIDTNYHEPINLDDIADEAFFSKFHFIRLFRAAYNYTPHQYLTRVRVDKASLLLQKGTSVSQTCYAVGFDSVPSFSALFKKVFKLSPALYRQRALERRKDILLSPHKYIPNCFAEKKGWV; encoded by the coding sequence ATGCAAACGCAGCCCCGTTATCCAAATGTCTATTTATACAGGCGCGTGGTAAATGCCAAATTGTTTATCGATACGAATTACCACGAGCCCATCAATTTGGATGATATTGCCGACGAGGCATTTTTCTCCAAATTCCACTTTATAAGGTTATTCAGGGCGGCGTACAACTATACGCCGCACCAATACCTTACCCGTGTCCGGGTCGATAAGGCATCATTGCTATTACAGAAAGGTACAAGTGTATCCCAAACCTGCTACGCAGTAGGCTTCGACAGCGTGCCGTCCTTTTCGGCGCTTTTTAAAAAAGTTTTTAAACTGTCGCCGGCGCTATACAGACAGCGTGCTTTAGAACGCCGGAAGGATATATTGTTATCTCCGCACAAATACATACCCAATTGCTTTGCTGAGAAGAAGGGCTGGGTATAA
- a CDS encoding HipA family kinase produces the protein MPAETLQLRTVNVTRYVTPLREGGSLPAIAEADDEFLYVLKFRGAGQGVKALIAELIGGEIAKALGFKIPELVFANLDTAFGRTEPDEEIQDLLKGSTGLNLALHYLSGAITFDPVVNRPDAKLASQIVWLDSLLTNVDRTARNTNMLMWHKELWLIDHGAALYFHHNWSNWEEQATKPFLNIKDHVLLPLATEMEAVDAEFKAILTSGKIREIVNLLPDVWLADGFDGNQPQEVREVYYQFLTRRIAVSNVFINQADHARETLI, from the coding sequence ATGCCAGCAGAAACATTGCAGTTGCGAACAGTTAATGTAACCCGGTATGTTACTCCCTTGCGCGAAGGGGGCTCTTTACCCGCTATAGCCGAGGCCGATGACGAGTTTTTATATGTGCTGAAGTTCCGCGGGGCAGGGCAGGGCGTTAAGGCGCTCATTGCAGAACTGATTGGCGGTGAGATAGCCAAAGCGCTTGGCTTTAAAATACCCGAGTTGGTGTTTGCCAACCTGGACACAGCCTTCGGCCGTACCGAGCCTGATGAAGAGATACAAGACCTGCTCAAGGGAAGCACAGGGTTAAACCTGGCGCTGCATTATCTGTCGGGTGCCATAACTTTTGATCCGGTAGTTAACCGCCCCGACGCTAAACTGGCTTCGCAAATAGTTTGGCTGGATAGTTTGCTTACCAACGTGGACCGCACCGCCCGCAACACCAATATGCTAATGTGGCACAAGGAACTGTGGCTGATAGACCACGGCGCAGCTTTATATTTTCATCACAACTGGAGCAATTGGGAAGAGCAGGCCACCAAACCGTTCCTCAACATTAAAGATCATGTGCTGCTTCCGTTGGCAACAGAAATGGAAGCGGTGGATGCAGAATTTAAGGCGATATTAACCAGCGGGAAGATAAGGGAAATAGTAAACCTGCTGCCCGATGTATGGCTTGCAGATGGTTTTGATGGCAACCAGCCGCAGGAAGTGCGCGAGGTGTATTATCAATTCCTTACCCGCCGCATCGCCGTATCAAACGTATTTATTAACCAGGCTGATCATGCAAGAGAAACACTTATTTGA
- a CDS encoding alpha-ketoglutarate-dependent dioxygenase AlkB family protein, which produces MSQMDIFGASQKREVLPGLLDYLPGFITAGESADLLQHLINTSPWTQRSVIMYGKAVLTPRLTAWFGDRNIDPVFNGDGLAPHDWTPELLSLKERVEVESGIEFNSVLLNYYRDGNDSVSWHDDRDGLEGRNKFVVSLSLGATRSFDIRRKDDHAIKYSIPLESGSYLFMKNDFQKDWQHRIAKSVNIIKPRINLTFRVSKTV; this is translated from the coding sequence ATGTCGCAGATGGATATTTTTGGCGCTTCGCAGAAGCGGGAGGTCCTTCCCGGGTTGTTGGATTACCTTCCGGGCTTCATAACCGCCGGAGAAAGCGCAGATTTGTTGCAGCATTTAATAAATACTTCGCCGTGGACACAACGCTCTGTGATCATGTATGGCAAGGCGGTGCTGACGCCCCGGCTTACTGCCTGGTTTGGCGACAGGAATATCGACCCGGTTTTTAATGGCGACGGCTTGGCGCCGCATGACTGGACACCGGAGTTATTGAGTTTGAAGGAAAGGGTAGAAGTGGAGTCGGGGATCGAATTTAACAGCGTTCTACTAAATTACTACCGCGATGGCAATGACTCTGTAAGCTGGCATGACGACCGCGACGGCTTGGAAGGCCGCAACAAATTTGTGGTATCATTAAGCCTGGGCGCCACACGTTCATTTGACATACGGCGCAAAGATGACCACGCCATAAAATATTCCATCCCGCTTGAGAGCGGGTCGTATCTGTTCATGAAAAACGACTTTCAAAAAGACTGGCAGCACAGGATTGCTAAGTCGGTCAACATAATCAAACCCAGGATCAACCTTACTTTTCGCGTAAGCAAAACGGTTTGA
- a CDS encoding RNA polymerase sigma factor — protein sequence MNKQHLVLDRPVYTVRDLYDKYGAMLYGFIYHIVKDRSLAEQYLVDIFKDITQQLDELNTNNASVWVQLQTMARNKVNNMVEEAGDNEAQGLKAIGSFIARNKFLGLMSNEQRIVFCNVYYHRQSTAALSAELKITEEAVRRILKEAFSIMRNSA from the coding sequence ATGAATAAACAGCATTTAGTATTAGATAGGCCGGTGTACACCGTGCGCGATCTGTATGATAAGTACGGCGCTATGCTGTATGGTTTCATCTATCACATAGTAAAAGACCGAAGTCTTGCCGAACAATACCTGGTAGATATTTTTAAGGATATTACCCAACAACTTGACGAATTGAATACCAACAACGCAAGTGTTTGGGTGCAGTTGCAAACCATGGCGCGCAATAAGGTGAACAATATGGTTGAAGAGGCCGGCGACAATGAAGCGCAGGGTTTAAAAGCCATCGGCAGTTTTATAGCACGTAACAAATTTCTGGGGCTGATGTCAAATGAGCAACGGATAGTTTTTTGCAACGTCTATTATCATCGTCAATCTACAGCGGCCCTTTCGGCAGAATTAAAGATCACAGAAGAAGCTGTCAGAAGAATATTGAAAGAAGCGTTTTCTATAATGAGGAATAGTGCATGA